The proteins below come from a single Yamadazyma tenuis chromosome 5, complete sequence genomic window:
- a CDS encoding uncharacterized protein (EggNog:ENOG503P55U; COG:O) codes for MTSTAYISDIDLGHVKVSIEYCNKCKWQNRAVWYMQELLMTFDGKINEISLLPNNDKPGTFSVSLKTDKSNKIIYKKRMKKTKDKQDEPWFYDGFPDSKFLKVLIRNELFPGDDLGHLDRYQNFTLNDGATGKVEAAPIEPVECKDCQVEQ; via the coding sequence ATGACTTCCACTGCATATATTTCAGATATAGATCTTGGCCATGTCAAGGTCTCGATCGAGTACTGCAACAAGTGTAAATGGCAGAATCGGGCCGTTTGGTATATGCaagagttgttgatgacattCGACGGCAAGATCAATGAGATTTCATTATTGCCCAATAACGACAAGCCAGGAACCTTTAGTGTGTCGCTAAAAACCGATAAATCCAACAAGATAATTTACAAGAAGCGGATGAAAAAGACTAAAGACAAGCAGGATGAACCGTGGTTCTATGACGGGTTTCCCGATTCCAAGTTTTTAAAGGTTTTAATCAGAAATGAGCTATTTCCTGGGGATGACTTGGGACATCTCGACCGATACCAGAACTTTACTCTCAACGATGGGGCCACTGGAAAGGTGGAAGCGGCTCCAATAGAACCAGTTGAGTGTAAGGATTGTCAGGTAGAGCAATAA
- a CDS encoding uncharacterized protein (EggNog:ENOG503PVGU), with amino-acid sequence MIQHAHGQHTNGQVVNAPQSQTSSQPSQPQSANGGYDYQYKQQPMLPQIAVPMNQYYNQPYAQSQNPSASGAVSGTGPGSRFTPKEIHTLKQLLVTGEKYKWKQITKDINFVAARKNHETGGNIKNVSPTFVVRQYQSLLGLPNNQLYFGLLGSSLPYVVHGWDSLEEVD; translated from the coding sequence ATGATACAACATGCTCATGGACAACACACAAACGGACAGGTTGTTAATGCTCCCCAGTCCCAGACTCTGTCACAACCATCCCAACCTCAGTCAGCAAATGGAGGTTATGACTACCAGTACAAACAACAACCCATGTTACCCCAAATTGCGGTGCCCATGAATCAGTATTACAATCAGCCGTACGCCCAGAGCCAAAACCCTTCTGCCAGCGGGGCGGTGTCTGGAACCGGACCTGGGTCCAGGTTCACCCCCAAGGAGATTCACACCTTGAAGCAGCTCTTAGTGACGGGTGAAAAATACAAGTGGAAGCAGATCACCAAGGATATCAACTTTGTGGCCGCCAGAAAGAACCATGAAACTGGTGGGAACATCAAGAACGTGAGTCCTACGTTTGTGGTACGGCAGTATCAGTCGTTGTTAGGGTTGCCCAACAATCAGCTTTACTTTGGACTTCTTGGGAGTTCTTTACCATACGTGGTACACGGATGGGATTCACTCGAGGAAGTGGATTAG
- the GAT1 gene encoding Sodium- and chloride-dependent GABA transporter 1 (EggNog:ENOG503NXG0; COG:K): MSEYGENNIYSLMDNDSTTNQIWKLYNKAKDSLPYRTRMENLTWRMMHINSQKHKLKPILDPSADDFDYIAHIKKMGQESSEYSQILRFGSHLEFPSSAMSDSMETDNIVSSNTHPISHHRPSHSFQGSQSAKGLHNFNSNHMHDTPHDQMNSFAPDSAHPSQWMDNGHLQETTTHTPDFNNFHNPLHSDFSSSMPSHDHALGHQNLNLIQSQTLEFDDFDLGPDFKDLELELHSHQNSIVNLSELNPGRGAPSLQHTSSLANIHDQQAKKLRAIPVKPSSSSAHQSPTHPMSSSLPNTSSLTKFHSPLHFDDLNYFDNFNKEQKFDMNSSLKPKAKRTKTKKLKSVSPDSSTANNGSSNGASNGMGSANRSSNADLSNQNVSCTNCHTKTTPLWRRNPEGQPLCNACGLFLKLHGVVRPLSLKTDVIKKRQRNSNSSKKITVRDGDDLNPTSVIGGVGGPPAPQTQGERDKKSPRKRRPVNIPNTPANAGIASGANSANIAQSNTSSMSASSFGLGMNMHTPNTNSSTPASSGMKKEEDLHPINEMDDAYLNSEYVPDDNLDWLSMAL; this comes from the coding sequence ATGAGTGAATACGGTGAAAACAATATTTATTCGTTGATGGACAAcgactccaccaccaaccagATATGGAAGCTTTATAATAAGGCCAAGGACTCGTTGCCATATCGAACAAGAATGGAAAATCTCACCTGGAGAATGATGCATATCAACTCCCAAAAGCACAAACTAAAACCCATCTTAGATCCTTCAGctgatgactttgattATATCGCTcacatcaagaagatggGCCAAGAGCTGTCCGAATATAGCCAGATTCTTCGATTTGGAAGTCATCTTGAATTCCCATCTCTGGCCATGCTGGACCTGATGGAAACCGATAACATAGTTTCGTCCAATACTCATCCTATACTGCACCATCGACCCAGCCATAGCTTCCAAGGATCCCAATCAGCAAAGGGCCTCCAtaacttcaattccaaccATATGCACGACACTCCCCATGATCAAATGAATAGTTTTGCTCCTGACTCAGCTCATCCGTCGCAGTGGATGGACAACGGACACTTGCAAGAAACAACCACCCATACGCCAGACTTCAATAATTTCCATAACCCGCTCCATAGTGACTTCTCGTCGTCGATGCCATCTCATGATCATGCTTTGGGCCAccagaacttgaacctTATCCAGTCCCAAACATTGgagtttgatgactttgaccTTGGACCCGACTTTAAagacttggagttggagttgcaCTCACACCAAAATAGCATCGTCAACTTGAGTGAACTTAATCCTGGTCGCGGTGCTCCCCTGCTTCAACATACTTCCAGCTTGGCCAATATTCATGATCAACAAGCAAAAAAGCTTCGTGCCATTCCTGTCAAACCCCTGTCATCCTCAGCCCATCAATCACCCACCCATCCCATGTCATCTTCCTTACCCAATACATCTTCGTTGACTAAATTCCACTCGCCCTTGCACTTTGATGATCTTAACTACtttgacaacttcaacaaggaacAAAAGTTTGATATGAACCTGCTGTTGAAACCAAAGGCCAAGCGTACAAAGACCAAGAAACTTAAGTCTGTAAGTCCTGATTCGTCCACTGCCAATAATGGTTCTTCCAACGGTGCTTCGAACGGAATGGGTTCTGCTAATAGGAGCTCTAATGCAGATTTACTGAACCAAAACGTCTCATGTACCAATTGTCATACTAAAACCACGCCGTTGTGGAGAAGAAATCCCGAGGGACAACCCCTTTGTAATGCTTGTGGATTGTTCCTCAAGTTACATGGAGTGGTAAGAcctttgagtttgaagacaGATGTGATCAAAAAGAGACAAAGaaactccaactcgtccaagaaaatcacGGTTCGAGATGGTGATGACTTGAATCCTACAAGCGTGATAGGAGGAGTGGGTGGGCCTCCGGCTCCCCAAACTCAGGGTGAAAGAGACAAAAAATCcccaagaaaaagaagacCCGTCAACATCCCTAATACCCCTGCCAACGCTGGTATTGCCTCTGGTGCAAATAGTGCTAATATCGCCCAGTCAAACACCTCGTCTATGTCTGCTAGTTCTTTTGGCTTGGGCATGAACATGCATACTCCTAACACCAACAGTTCGACTCCTGCGTCAAGTGGTATGAAGAAAGAGGAAGATTTGCACCCAATTAATGAGATGGACGATGCGTATTTGAACCTGGAGTACGTTCCTGATGACAACTTAGACTGGTTGAGCATGGCTTTGTAA
- a CDS encoding alanine-glyoxylate aminotransferase family protein (COG:E; EggNog:ENOG503NW05), which yields MIPGPIEFSDEVLYAMATPSQAHTSPEFIKTFQSTLINLRKVFKSTDPAAQPFVLAGSGTLGWDIAATNFVSAGDKVLVLSTGFFSDSFAECLKIYDIDVDVITAEVGDVVPLEQIEAQLKKEKYAAITITHVDTSTSVVSDVGAISSLVQKVSPETLIVVDGVCSVGVENLEFDKWGVDYALTASQKALGVPSGLSVSFASGRAMEKALNRPKQTSFFASLKRWTPIMKAYESGSGAYFATPAVQTITALKVSLDQILSETLDKRFASHAQSSDEFKGELEKLGMKILPVSRSVAAHGLSAIYFPEGVNGPDFLSKLASKGFTVAGGIHKALPGKYFRVGHMGYSVRAGHLDLLLAAIKESLSELGYSK from the coding sequence ATGATCCCAGGTCCAATTGAGTTCAGTGATGAGGTGTTGTATGCCATGGCTACTCCATCCCAGGCTCATACTTCGCCTGAATTCATCAAGACTTTCCAGTCTACTTTGATTAACTTGAGAAAAGTGTTCAAGTCCACAGACCCGGCAGCCCAACCATTTGTGTTGGCTGGTTCCGGGACTTTGGGATGGGATATTGCTGCCACCAACTTTGTTAGCGCTGGTGACAAGGTGTTGGTATTGTCCACGGGATTCTTTTCCGACTCTTTTGCCGAATGCTTGAAGATATACGACATTGACGTGGATGTAATCACTGCAGAAGTGGGAGATGTGGTACCATTAGAACAGATTGAAGCtcagttgaagaaagaaaagtatGCCgccatcaccatcactcATGTTGATACTTCGACATCTGTGGTTAGTGATGTGGGAGCTATTTCCAGCTTGGTGCAAAAGGTGTCCCCAGAAACCTTGATTGTGGTGGATGGTGTTTGTTCTGTTGGTGTGGAAAATTTGGAATTCGACAAGTGGGGAGTCGACTACGCGTTGACGGCCTCCCAAAAAGCCCTTGGTGTTCCATCTGGGTTATCCGTCTCCTTTGCCAGTGGTAGAGCCATGGAAAAGGCATTAAACAGACCAAAGCAGACTTCTTTCTTTGCCTCATTGAAGAGATGGACTCCTATCATGAAGGCTTACGAAAGTGGTTCGGGTGCGTACTTTGCCACACCAGCTGTTCAAACCATCACGGCTTTGAAGGTGTCTTTAGACCAAATCTTGTCTGAGACTTTAGATAAGAGATTTGCCAGCCATGCTCAAAGCTCTGACGAGTTCAAGGGCGAATTAGAGAAATTGGGAATGAAGATTTTGCCAGTTTCGAGATCGGTGGCTGCTCATGGATTAAGTGCCATTTACTTCCCTGAAGGTGTCAATGGACCAGACTTTTTATCAAAATTGGCTTCGAAGGGCTTTACAGTTGCGGGAGGAATCCACAAGGCTTTACCAGGAAAATACTTCAGAGTGGGCCATATGGGTTATTCTGTGCGTGCTGGCCATCTtgatttgttgttggcagCCATCAAAGAATCCTTGTCTGAATTAGGATACTCAAAGTAA
- the TOP2 gene encoding DNA topoisomerase 2 (BUSCO:EOG0926073O; COG:B; EggNog:ENOG503NWYX) — protein MSDSEGFSDYSDSVHEVDDLSDDFMPEEVSSQPKSQKKATTSKAKSKTPLSDSTNISSMLSKSTAGSSQSRSPSPTSSFESQPSKKSKKGASEQYQRLSQLEHILKRPDTYIGSVEKSPIEMWCFDAATEQMVFKEVTIVPGLYKIFDEILVNAADNKIRDPTMKNIKVKIDPENNIIEVMNDGKGIPVEIHSKENMYIPELIFGNLLTSSNYDDDEKKVTGGRNGYGAKLCNIFSTEFQLETADASNEKSYKQVWSGNMSKVNKPRITALKTKKEFTRVTFKPDLSKFGMDTLDDEILSVMRRRVYDLCGTVKDCNIYLNDKKLSIRNFKSYVEMYVKAIKERNPESSEDEEKKFQTIVHEVFNESWEIAFAVSDGTFNQVSFVNSIATTSGGTHVKFISDAIITKLVDSINKKEKGKKKLMIRPQEVRNNMFLFINCLIENPAFTSQTKEQLTTKSNQFHSKASDKLVISDNFITRILKTSIVDKIKSIANANEDKALQKADGSKKSRVKGQVKLVDANKAGTKEGHKCTLILTEGDSALSLAVAGLTVIGRDYYGCFPLRGKLLNVREASTDQVSKNVEINALKQIIGLQHKKKYTPENVSQLRYGHIMIMTDQDQDGSHIKGLIINFLESSFPGLLEIPGFLLEFITPIVKVTVSQRGSSKKVLSFYTMPEFENWRETEGTRCRWKQKYYKGLGTSTDVEAREYFAALDKHLKQFHAIQGEDPDLIDLAFSKKKADERKNWLQEFQPGTHLDPELKIIPISDFINKELILFSMADNVRSIPSVLDGFKPGQRKVLFGCFKRNLKSEIKVAQLAGYVSEHTGYHHGEQSLIQTIIGLAQNFIGSNNLNLLKPNGAFGTRAAGGKDFSAARYIFTEINEITRKIFNPLDNGLLTYVQEDEQTVEPEWYLPIIPMILVNGAEGIGTGWSTNIPCYNPEDIVANIRKLMNNEELEEMFPWYRGWEGDLEIISKEKFKVSGRIEQIDDQTLEITEIPVKTWTNNVKEFLLSGLGNDKVKPWIKDMEEQHGMNIRFVVKLSQEEMAKSHQVGLLDRFKLISSINLTNMVAFDPRGKIKKYESSLEILKDFYYVRLEFYQKRKDFMIDELKNQLDKLTEQARFIKLIIEKVISVSNKKRKELIEILQKHKFKRFNKQNKVVKTEDDSETLFVDEEDIEEEENNADISELNVGNTTVNEEEEENKPENIFQQYDYLLGMSLWSLTRERYEKLLRQRDDKEQELNDLLRLSAKDLWNSDLDDFLSAWRKYLELDHEARANMVPMKGTKRKARRVQNGPLKKKVKTETQSEYDYKQDPKTNPKVKVVVKKEEQSKSQTKLPDFFSPSNSSKVVKKEAPKVVSLFSDSDDDEIFGTKAVSTSQSPLSKASTTTKVYTKPPTFFSKAKSPAASSSTPKPKKKLTIQDELEDLVEVAPPPTKRRPKVAVFSDDEDSEDMEIEDDDDDEESEVSDESYDEDE, from the coding sequence ATGAGTGATTCAGAAGGCTTTTCAGATTATAGTGACAGTGTTCATGAAGTTGACGATCTATCGGATGACTTCATGCCTGAAGAAGTGTCTAGCCAGCCCAAATCGCAGAAAAAAGCAACAACCTCGAAAGCCAAATCGAAAACTCCTCTCTCAGATTCCACCAATATCTCATCGATGCTATCCAAGTCCACAGCAGGCTCTAGCCAATCCCGTTCTCCAAGCCCAACGTCGTCTTTTGAATCCCAACCActgaaaaagtcaaagaaaGGTGCATCTGAGCAGTATCAAAGATTATCACAGTTGGAACATATTTTAAAGAGACCAGATACATATATCGGATCGGTTGAAAAATCGCCCATTGAAATGTGGTGTTTCGATGCAGCTACTGAGCAGATGGTATTTAAAGAGGTGACTATAGTGCCTGGGTTGTACAaaatctttgatgaaatcttggTCAATGCTGCCGATAATAAGATTAGAGATCCAACTATGAAAAATATCAAGGTTAAGATAGACCCTGAGAATAACATAATTGAGGTGATGAATGATGGGAAGGGTATCCCTGTTGAGATACACCTGAAAGAAAACATGTATATCCCAGAGTTAATCTTTGGTAATTTGTTGACGTCATCCAAttatgatgatgatgaaaagaaggtcACTGGTGGTAGAAATGGATACGGTGCAAAATTGTGCAATATTTTCTCTACAGAATTCCAACTAGAAACTGCTGATGCCTCCAATGAGAAATCCTACAAACAAGTCTGGTCTGGAAATATGTCGAAGGTCAATAAACCAAGAATTACAGCTTtaaaaaccaaaaaagagTTCACTAGAGTGACCTTTAAACCTGATTTGTCGAAATTCGGTATGGATACCTTGGATGATGAAATTTTATCGGtgatgagaagaagagtatATGATTTATGTGGTACGGTAAAGGATTGCAACATCTATCTCAATGATAAGAAATTGAGTATTAGGAACTTCAAGAGCTATGTGGAAATGTATGTCAAGGcaatcaaagaaagaaatccTGAATCCAgcgaagatgaagagaaaAAATTTCAAACCATTGTCCATGAAGTATTCAATGAAAGTTGGGAAATAGCCTTTGCTGTCAGTGATGGCACCTTTAACCAAGTCAGTTTTGTTAATTCTATTGCAACCACATCAGGTGGAACTCACGTCAAATTCATTTCAGATGcaatcatcaccaaattaGTTGATTCTATTAACAAGAAGGAGAAGGGGAAAAAGAAGCTCATGATCAGACCACAAGAGGTAAGAAATAATATGTTTTTGTTCATAAATTGTTTGATTGAAAACCCTGCTTTCACCTCTCAAACCAAAGAGCAATTGACCACCAAATCGAACCAGTTCCACTCCAAAGCCAGTGACAAATTGGTTATTAGTGATAATTTCATTACCAGAATTTTAAAAACTTCCATTGTTGATAAAATAAAATCTATTGCTAATGCCAACGAAGATAAAGCATTACAGAAAGCTGATGGgtcaaagaaatcaagagtGAAGGGTCAAGTGAAATTAGTAGACGCCAACAAAGCTGGTACTAAGGAAGGTCATAAGTGTACTTTAATTTTGACCGAAGGTGATTCCGCTTTGTCTTTAGCGGTTGCGGGTTTGACCGTTATCGGAAGAGATTATTATGGGTGTTTCCCCTTGAGAGGTAAATTGTTAAATGTCAGAGAAGCATCTACTGATCAGGTCAGTAAGAATGTTGAGATTAACGCCTTGAAACAAATCATTGGATTGCAacacaagaagaaatataCCCCGGAAAATGTCCTGCAATTGAGATATGGTCACATTATGATTATGACAGATCAGGATCAAGATGGATCACATATCAAGGGGttgatcatcaacttcttagAGTCCAGCTTTCCTGGGTTATTGGAAATTCCTGGGTTCTTGTTAGAATTTATTACACCTATTGTCAAAGTGACTGTCTCACAAAGAGGCTCTTCGAAAAAGGTTCTTTCTTTCTATACTATGCCTGAATTTGAGAATTGGAGAGAAACCGAAGGTACAAGATGTAGATGGAAACAGAAGTATTACAAGGGTTTGGGTACATCTACTGATGTTGAAGCAAGAGAATACTTTGCTGCTTTGGATAAGCACTTGAAGCAATTCCATGCTATCCAAGGGGAAGATCCAGACTTGATAGATTTGGCATtttcgaagaagaaagcaGATGAAAGAAAGAACTGGTTGCAAGAATTCCAGCCTGGTACTCACTTAGATCCTGAATTGAAGATTATTCCTATTTCAGATTTTATTAACAAGGAATTGATCTTGTTCTCCATGGCTGATAATGTTAGATCTATTCCTTCTGTTTTGGATGGATTTAAACCCGGTCAAAGGAAGGTTTTATTTGGGTGTTTCAAGAGAAATTTGAAGTCCGAAATCAAAGTGGCTCAATTGGCAGGTTACGTTTCGGAACATACTGGATACCATCATGGTGAGCAGTCATTGATTCAAACGATCATTGGTTTAGCTCAAAACTTTATCGGATCAAATAACTTGAATTTATTGAAACCTAATGGTGCTTTTGGTACAAGAGCTGCTGGTGGTAAAGATTTTTCTGCAGCTCGTTATATTTTCACCGAAATtaatgaaatcaccagAAAGATCTTCAATCCATTGGATAATGGGTTATTGACTtatgttcaagaagatgaacaaaCTGTTGAACCAGAGTGGTATTTACCAATTATACCTATGATTTTAGTTAATGGTGCTGAAGGTATTGGAACTGGTTGGTCGACAAACATTCCTTGTTATAATCCTGAGGATATTGTTGCAAATATTCGGAAATTAATGAATAAtgaggaattggaagaaatgtTTCCTTGGTATAGAGGATGGGAAGGTGATTTGGAAATTATCAGTAAAGAAAAGTTTAAGGTCAGCGGTAGGATTGAACAAATCGATGATCAAACATTGGAAATTACTGAAATTCCCGTAAAAACTTGGACGAATAACGTCAAAGAGTTCTTGTTATCTGGCTTGGGTAATGATAAAGTAAAACCATGGATCAAGGATATGGAAGAACAACATGGTATGAATATAAGATTCGTTGTTAAATTGTCACAAGAGGAGATGGCCAAGtctcaccaagttggtttGTTAGACAgattcaagttgatatcTAGTATCAATTTGACCAATATGGTTGCGTTTGATCCTAGAGGTAAGATCAAGAAATATGAATCAAGTCTTGAAATTTTGAAGGATTTCTATTATGTCAGATTAGAATTCTACCAAAAACGTAAGGACTTTATGATTgacgaattgaagaatCAATTGGACAAGTTGACAGAACAAGCTAGATTCATCAAGTTAATTATTGAAAAGGTGATTTCTGTTTCCAACAAGAAGCGGAAAGAATTGATCGAGATCTTACAGAAACATAAATTTAAAAGATtcaacaaacaaaacaagGTTGTCAAAACCGAAGATGATTCGGAAACATTGTTTGTTGACGAGGAGGATatcgaggaagaagaaaacaatGCTGATATCAGTGAGTTGAATGTTGGAAATACCACAGTaaacgaagaagaggaggagAACAAACCTGAGAATATCTTCCAGCAGTACGACTATCTATTGGGTATGTCATTATGGTCTTTGACAAGAGAAAGATatgagaagttgttgagacaAAGAGATGACAAGGAACAAGAATTGAACGACTTATTAAGGTTGAGCGCCAAAGATTTATGGAACAGCgacttggatgatttcTTAAGTGCTTGGAGGAAATACTTAGAGTTAGACCATGAAGCTAGAGCCAATATGGTGCCAATGAAAGGAACCAAGCGAAAGGCCAGAAGAGTCCAAAATGGTCccttgaaaaagaaggtAAAGACCGAGACCCAGTCTGAATATGATTATAAACAAGACCCTAAGACCAACCCCAAGGTCAAAGTCGTGGTCAAAAAGGAGGAACAATCAAAGAGTCAGACCAAGTTACCCGATTTTTTCTCTCCCAGTAACAGCAGCAAAGTGGTGAAAAAAGAGGCACCAAAGGTGGTTAGTTTATTCAGCGACAGCGATGACGATGAGATTTTCGGAACCAAAGCAGTCTCCACCAGTCAATCGCCATTGTCCAAAgcttccaccaccaccaaagtatACACCAAACCACCCACATTCTTCAGTAAAGCCAAGTCTCCTGCGGCTAGTTCTTCTACTCCGAAACCCAAGAAAAAGCTCACGATCCaagatgagcttgaagatttggttgaagttgccCCACCTCCCACCAAAAGAAGGCCCAAAGTGGCTGTTTTCAGCGATGACGAAGACAGTGAAGACAtggaaattgaagatgacgatgatgatgaagagaGTGAAGTGAGTGATGAATCATACGACGAAGATGAATAA
- a CDS encoding uncharacterized protein (COG:O; EggNog:ENOG503P086) has protein sequence MAVPFPDIDPYEVLGVSNTANPIEVKRAYKKLSLKYHPDKLRQQQISNNNGDDTNDLFPKIQFAYSVLSDHNRRQRYDATGSLAELEEGEDSFDWKEYFNSLNEKITVEMIEEDRLKYQNSEEERSDILQNILFYEGDFLKLFEVIPHLEFDEREEERVFVIVEELEQQFPQEFSKNAVKSIAKYQKSRKTKVKNQLKKLAKEAKEAEKLEKLIKGKHKGNDLQAIIRARQSSRMDDLISNLESKYVDKKGKKRSNVSDDEFNRIQQGLLNKKKKRV, from the coding sequence ATGGCTGTTCCATTCCCAGATATAGACCCATATGAAGTTTTGGGTGTGAGTAATACGGCAAATCCTATTGAGGTGAAGCGAGCCTATAAAAAGCTCAGTTTGAAGTATCACCCTGATAAGTTGAGGCAACAACAAATATCAAATAACAACGGTGATGATACAAACGATTTGTTTCCCAAGATCCAATTTGCATACAGTGTTCTCTCAGATCATAACAGAAGACAAAGATACGATGCCACCGGTTCTTTGGCGGAGTTAGAAGAAGGTGAGGATTCTTTCGACTGGAAGGAGTATTTTAATTCGTTGAACGAAAAAATCACCGTCGAAATGATCGAGGAAGACAGATTGAAGTATCAAAATAGTGAGGAAGAGAGATCTGATATATTACAGAACATTTTGTTTTATGAAggtgactttttgaagttgtttgaagtGATTCCTCACTTGGAGTTTGATGaacgagaagaagagagagTGTTCgttattgttgaagagttggaacaaCAGTTCCCTCAAGAATTCAGCAAGAACGCTGTGAAGTCGATTGCAAAGTACCAAAAGTCCCGAAAGACTAAGGTGAAGaatcaattgaagaaattggccaaggaagcaaaagaagctgaaaaattggaaaagCTCATCAAGGGCAAGCATAAGGGAAATGACCTCCAAGCGATTATAAGAGCCAGACAGTCCAGCCGCATGGATGACCTTATCAGTAATCTTGAAAGTAAATACGTGGATAAGAAGGGAAAGAAAAGACTGAATGTatctgatgatgagttcaatAGGATCCAACAGGGTCTTTTGAATAAAAAGAAAAAACGGGTTTAA
- a CDS encoding uncharacterized protein (EggNog:ENOG503PV97): MLSSSGWYITVCNFNNSKNLHSNWSIQLGKTKVSFQVHKQVRNIEEVHGKFDLIVFTEAFFGIFSTKISKFRGFLNDKTKVIVDCNECPWFFEKVNDVLDTVVLAMYSDIDCRRLSSKSNMFILVGDKSDLTLYLGVLTGRNKKPNVELILENAETDEALSHFVASCKARSVILVMIPFQSYHMLIQIIWKNLIRVICFHTLSIVFEEKDVLALSNSSFVVPLMKGTYQELLYLSDKLNLKLFPSINSPKAISSLQLLILMERDRYLKRKSELKLDYNDLDSNQLYYNFVNGFSLTIICTLNFLLNQAFELDVDAKYLESLNSFLIRLISIRTSQHSNFFYLRKRMLQFDPISGIPPKKNMMNFPPFNPLPIPSPPKQFFNSVVVMMVRPEVKADYPKDDASFVSVDSAIKDIVNEYAPDTFYDTQEASDISSPTSTIAQDKFSYPSGNLSLPKHPQNTGQQMASYQSHSRFYYTSAAANQYSPVLRKASSFHHLQPTITKNTSVQQLKETHSSIMEAVQFYDCIYDQNTRYGKYDTSTAFANSANNSRSSQSSSKKNK, encoded by the coding sequence ATGCTTTCCAGCTCAGGGTGGTATATCACCGTTTGCAATTTCAATAATAGCAAGAACCTTCATTCAAATTGGTCCATTCAATTGGGGAAAACAAAAGTctctttccaagttcacAAACAGGTCAGGAATATAGAGGAAGTTCATGGCAagtttgatttgattgtcTTCACTGAGGCTTTCTTTGGTATCTTCAGCACGAAAATCTCCAAGTTTAGAGGGTTTCTAAATGATAAAACTAAAGTGATTGTGGATTGCAACGAATGTCCCTggttttttgaaaaagtcaatgATGTACTTGACACCGTTGTTTTAGCAATGTATTCGGACATTGATTGTCGGAGACTTTCTCTGAAATCAAATATGTTCATATTGGTTGGAGACAAGTCTGATCTTACCTTGTACTTGGGAGTTTTGACAGGCAGAAACAAGAAACCCAATGTTGAACTAATTTTGGAAAATGCTGAAACAGATGAAGCTTTGAGCCATTTTGTAGCATCATGTAAAGCTAGATCAGtcattttggtgatgattccCTTTCAGTCCTATCATATGTTGATCCAGATAATTTGGAAAAACTTGATAAGAGTGATATGCTTCCACACACTATCTATTGTATTCgaagaaaaagatgttTTGGCTTTATCAAATAGTTCATTTGTTGTTCCATTGATGAAGGGAACCTACCAGGAGTTATTATATCTCTCCGACAAATTGAATCTCAAATTATTTCCATCCATTAATTCTCCCAAAGCCATTAGTTCATTGCAGTTGTTAATTCTCATGGAAAGAGATCGGTACTTGAAACGCAAATCAGAACTCAAATTGGACTACAACGACCTTGATTCCAACCAGTTATACTACAACTTTGTAAATGGGTTTTCGTTAACCATTATATGCACCTTGAACTTCCTCTTGAATCAGGCTTTTGAGTTGGACGTGGATGcaaagtacttggagtcACTTAACAGTTTCTTGATAAGATTGATCCTGATTAGAACTTCTCAGCATTCGAACTTTTTCTACTTGAGAAAGAGAATGCTACAGTTCGATCCTATCAGTGGAATTCCTCCTAAAAAGAACATGATGAATTTCCCACCTTTCAATCCATTGCCCATTCCAAGTCCACCTAAgcaattcttcaatagtgtggtggtgatgatggttAGGCCCGAAGTTAAAGCTGACTATCCCAAGGATGATGCTTCATTTGTTAGTGTTGATTCAGCAATCAAAGATATTGTTAATGAATATGCTCCAGACACTTTTTACGATACTCAAGAAGCTTCTGATatatcttcaccaacatcaaccATAGCACAAGATAAGTTTTCATATCCTTCTGGAAACCTTCTGCTTCCTAAACATCCCCAAAATACGGGCCAGCAGATGGCTTCATACCAGTCTCATTCACGGTTTTATTATACCTCTGCTGCCGCCAACCAATATTCACCAGTGTTGAGAAAAGCTTCTAGCTTTCATCATTTGCAGCCGACGATCACCAAGAATACGTCTGTTCAGcagttgaaagaaactCATTCCAGTATAATGGAGGCTGTCCAGTTCTACGATTGTATATATGACCAAAACACTCGGTATGGCAAGTATGATACTTCTACTGCATTCGCCAACAGTGCTAATAATAGTAGAAGCAGCCAAAGTTCctccaaaaagaacaaaTGA